In Penaeus monodon isolate SGIC_2016 chromosome 26, NSTDA_Pmon_1, whole genome shotgun sequence, the following are encoded in one genomic region:
- the LOC119589894 gene encoding pupal cuticle protein G1A-like, with protein MGPLNLLPLLVAGCLAAPSDLLSLPASVGLHVSSSGPLEVKTVQIPAPLAVAPAVVPPALTFTSVAEQASEAELKQHQISVPASVVINPALPSAAVIPPTFAAAPAVAVDGVSVVASAFAPSNVRLDVAAPVPFGDAPAPEQLVQRVPVKVAGRPVISHTPQVTEVRPELKIIDKTYDVAVPKPVYETKEVTPIEHKFVAEPYAVPQPFAVPQPFSVPQPYAVPVPVAEQVHVQHHVAAAPVAGQYVAAAPIAGQYAAAAPVAGQYIAAAPIAGQYAAAAPVAGQYVAPASGVLHHSQSFPLVSPAVQTASA; from the coding sequence AATCTTTTGCCTCTGTTGGTGGCGGGATGCTTGGCCGCCCCCTCAGACCTCCTGAGCTTGCCGGCGTCTGTTGGCTTACACGTCTCCTCCTCGGGTCCCCTGGAGGTGAAGACGGTCCAGATCCCCGCGCCCTTGGCTGTGGCTCCTGCTGTGGTTCCTCCTGCGCTCACCTTTACCTCCGTCGCCGAACAGGCCTCAGAAGCTGAGCTGAAACAACACCAGATTTCTGTCCCTGCCTCCGTCGTCATCAACCCCGCGCTTCCCTCGGCGGCGGTCATCCCCCCCACCTTCGCCGCTGCTCCTGCCGTCGCCGTTGATGGGGTTTCGGTCGTGGCCTCTGCTTTCGCCCCGTCCAACGTGCGCCTTGATGTGGCCGCGCCTGTGCCCTTCGGCGACGCCCCCGCCCCCGAACAGCTGGTGCAGCGAGTGCCTGTGAAGGTGGCCGGCCGCCCCGTCATCTCGCACACCCCCCAGGTCACCGAGGTTCGGCCCGAGCTCAAGATCATCGACAAGACCTACGACGTGGCCGTGCCCAAGCCCGTCTACGAGACCAAGGAAGTGACTCCCATCGAGCACAAGTTCGTGGCCGAGCCTTATGCCGTGCCCCAGCCCTTCGCCGTGCCGCAGCCTTTCTCCGTGCCCCAACCTTATGCCGTGCCTGTACCTGTTGCAGAACAAGTGCACGTGCAACACCACGTAGCTGCTGCTCCTGTTGCAGGTCAATATGTAGCTGCTGCTCCTATTGCAGGCCAGTATGCAGCTGCTGCCCCTGTTGCAGGCCAGTATATAGCTGCTGCTCCTATTGCAGGCCAGTACGCAGCCGCTGCCCCTGTTGCAGGCCAGTACGTAGCTCCTGCATCCGGCGTCCTGCACCACAGTCAGTCCTTCCCTCTTGTCAGTCCTGCCGTTCAGACTGCATCTGCGTAA